A genomic segment from Necator americanus strain Aroian chromosome III, whole genome shotgun sequence encodes:
- a CDS encoding hypothetical protein (NECATOR_CHRIII.G12037.T1) — MLVKDVLFDEKKQQKKRETQPVIPELMPGDLRKLNGQEVRFKTSKYHNEMQNIDYRSKNGKDHKHRAVFIIHAAAKGASVLGAWSVSCG, encoded by the exons ATGTTGGTAAAGGATGTTTTATTCGACGAGAAGaagcaacaaaagaaaaga GAAACACAACCAGTTATTCCAGAGTTAATGCCTGGTGACTTACGGAAGCTAAATGGACAAG AAGTAAGATTCAAGACTTCCAAATATCACAACGAAATGCAGAACATCGACTACAGATCCAAGAATGGAAAGGATCACAAGCACCG GGCAGTTTTCATTATTCATGCGGCTGCAAAGGGTGCTTCAGTTCTCGGTGCTTGGTCAGTTTCATGTGGTTGA